CGCCGCGAACGCGCCGTCTTGCTATTCACCGCGCATAGCATCCCCGCGGCCATGGCCGCGGGATGCGATTACGAGCGACAACTTGTCGAAGCATCGCGACTAGTGGCCCAGGGGGTCGGACGCGCCGATTGGAAGCTCGTCTACCAAAGCCGCAGTGGGCCGCCTCAGCAGCCCTGGCTCGAGCCCGACGTGGTCGACGAATTGCGCGACGTGCATGCGCGCGGGGCGACGGATGCGGTGGTGGTGCCGATCGGGTTTCTGTCGGACCACATGGAGGTGCTCTACGATCTCGATACCGAGGCGCGCGGCGTCTGCGAGCAGCTCGGGCTCAACCTGGTGCGCGCCGGCACCGTCGGTTCGCACCCGCGATTTGTGAGGATGATTCGCGAACTGATCGTCGAGCGCCTCGATGCGGCAGCTCCGCGATTGGCTTGCGGACAGTATGGGCCCCGGGCCGATGCGTGCCCCGAGGGCTGCTGCCCGGCGCCGCAACGTCCGGCCAGGGCTTAGCCGTCTGGCTATCGCCCCACGAGGGTATGAATCGACGAGGCGATCTCGCCCAAAGCGGCGCCCGGGGTAAACACCCGGCTCACGCCTGCCGCTTCGAGTGCCGGGATATCCGTCTCGGGAATGATCCCACCGACGACCAGCCGCACGTGATCGAGCTTGCCCGCGCGCAGCAGGGCGACCAGTTGCGGCACCAGGGCCATGTGCGCCCCGGAAAGAATGCTGATGCCCAGGACGTCGGCATCTTCATCTTCGACGGCCCGCACGACGGCCTCGCAGGTTTGCCACAGCCCGGTGTAGATGACTTCCATACCCGCGTCGCGCAGCACCCGGGCCACGACCTGTACGCCTCGATCGTGTCCGTCGAGGCCGATCTTTGCCAACACGACGCGAATCGGGCGCGTGCTCGGAATCGAAGTCGAAGCGGTCGCAGCCGACATACTCGGAAGCTCACACGAAGTTGGCGGGATGATAGCGGCCCAACACGTCGGCCAGAGCCACGACGGCCTCGCCCACGGTCACGCCTGCGCGGGCCGCATTGATCAGGGCCGGCATCACGTTCTTGTCTGCCGCGGCGTCGGCCCGGAGCGCGTCGATGGCCGTTTGCCAGGCAGCCTGGTCGCGGCCGGCGCGAAACGCCGCGAGCTGGTCCTTTTGCCGGGCTTCGATCGAGGGGTCGATCGCCAGCGTGTCGATGCGCAGCGGTTGGTTGTCGGTAAAGGCATTGACGCCCACGATCCACTTCTGACCCGATTCGAGCTGGCGCTGGAACTGGTAGGCGCTCTCCGCGATCCGCCGGCGGAAATAGCCGTTCTCGATCGCCGCGAGCATGCCTCCCTGGCGATCGATCTCGGCGAAGATCTCTTCGGCAGCGGCCTCGATTTGATCGGTAAACTGCTCGACCTGGTAGCTGCCGCCCAGCGGGTCGACCGAGTTGACCACGCCCGTCTCGTAGGCCAGCACCTGCTGCGTGCGCAGGGCAATCGTGACGGCCTCTTCGGTCGGCAGCGACAGCGTCTCGTCGCGGCTGTTGGTATGCAGCGACTGGCAGCCACCCAGCACTGCGGCCATTGCCTGATACGCCACGCGGATCACGTTCACCTCGGGCTGCTGGGCCTGCAAGCTCACGCCGGAGGTTTGGGCGTGGAAACGCAGCGCCCAGCTTCTCGGATCGGTCGCACCGAAGCGCTGACGGAGGTGCCGGCTCCAAATGCGACGCGCGGCCCGAAACTTGGCGATCTCCTCGAAGAAGTCGCTATGCGAGTTGAAGAAGAACGACAGCCGCGGAGCAAAGCGGTCGACCGGCAGACCACGGGCGATCGATTGCTCGACGTAATGCAGACCGTCGGCCAAGGTGAAGGCGAGTTCTTCGGCCGCCGTCGCGCCGGCTTCGCGAATGTGGTAGCCGCTGATCGACACAGGGTTGAATTGCGGCACGTGGTTCGCACAGAACTCGATCGTGTCGACAACCAGCTTCACGCTCGGCGCCGGCGGAAAGACGTACTCGTTCTGGGCGTGATATTCCTTCAGGATGTCGTTTTGCAGCGTGCCGCGCAATTGGTCCCAAGGGACGCCTTGGCGCTCGGCAGTGACCAGGTAGTAGGCCAGAATCACGGCCGCAGGCGCGTTGATCGTCATCGACACCGACACCTTGCCCAGGTTGATGTCCTGGAAGGTGCGTTCGAAATCGGGTAACGAACAGATCGCCGTGCCCAGGCGGCCGACTTCGCCCAGCGAACTGGGATGATCGCTGTCGAGGCCCATCAGCGTCGGCAGGTCGAACGCCGTGCTCAGGCCAGTCTGGCCCTTTTCGAGCAGGAACTTGAACCGCGCGTTCGTGTCCTCGGGCATGCCGAAGCCGGCGAACTGCCGCATCGTCCACAGGCGGCCGCGATAGAGATTGGCCTGCACCCCGCGCGTGAAGGGGTATTGCCCTGGGTACCCCAACTTGGCTTCGTACTCGGCATCCGGCTCGGCCGGCAGATACAGCGGCTCGACCGGCTCGCCGCTGAGCGTGGTCAGGCTGTAATCGCGCTGGGGCGCGCGGGCCAAGGATTCGCGCCAGGCGTCTTGGGCTTCGGAGGCAATTTCCGGGTGTGTGGCCATGATGTGGGGTACATTCCGTCGGATTTCGATCCCGCAACCGCGTGGCCGCGGACGGTAAATTGTACCTGGAGCCAGCCCCGGCAGTCGCGACCAGTTCGCCGCAGAGTTATACGCGTTCGACGATCAT
The window above is part of the Pirellulales bacterium genome. Proteins encoded here:
- a CDS encoding ferrochelatase; amino-acid sequence: MNAGYDALLIVSFGGPEGPDDVLPFLENVLRGRNVPRERMLEVAEHYHHFGGVSPINGQVRELIGALRRELETHGPQLPVYWGNRNWTPLLPDTVRQMQADGVRRALAFFTSAFSSYSGCRQYRENVAAAQTAAGPGAPHIDKLRTYYNHPGFIEPMIERLQTALAQVPADRRERAVLLFTAHSIPAAMAAGCDYERQLVEASRLVAQGVGRADWKLVYQSRSGPPQQPWLEPDVVDELRDVHARGATDAVVVPIGFLSDHMEVLYDLDTEARGVCEQLGLNLVRAGTVGSHPRFVRMIRELIVERLDAAAPRLACGQYGPRADACPEGCCPAPQRPARA
- a CDS encoding cobalamin B12-binding domain-containing protein, with the translated sequence MSAATASTSIPSTRPIRVVLAKIGLDGHDRGVQVVARVLRDAGMEVIYTGLWQTCEAVVRAVEDEDADVLGISILSGAHMALVPQLVALLRAGKLDHVRLVVGGIIPETDIPALEAAGVSRVFTPGAALGEIASSIHTLVGR
- a CDS encoding methylmalonyl-CoA mutase, whose amino-acid sequence is MATHPEIASEAQDAWRESLARAPQRDYSLTTLSGEPVEPLYLPAEPDAEYEAKLGYPGQYPFTRGVQANLYRGRLWTMRQFAGFGMPEDTNARFKFLLEKGQTGLSTAFDLPTLMGLDSDHPSSLGEVGRLGTAICSLPDFERTFQDINLGKVSVSMTINAPAAVILAYYLVTAERQGVPWDQLRGTLQNDILKEYHAQNEYVFPPAPSVKLVVDTIEFCANHVPQFNPVSISGYHIREAGATAAEELAFTLADGLHYVEQSIARGLPVDRFAPRLSFFFNSHSDFFEEIAKFRAARRIWSRHLRQRFGATDPRSWALRFHAQTSGVSLQAQQPEVNVIRVAYQAMAAVLGGCQSLHTNSRDETLSLPTEEAVTIALRTQQVLAYETGVVNSVDPLGGSYQVEQFTDQIEAAAEEIFAEIDRQGGMLAAIENGYFRRRIAESAYQFQRQLESGQKWIVGVNAFTDNQPLRIDTLAIDPSIEARQKDQLAAFRAGRDQAAWQTAIDALRADAAADKNVMPALINAARAGVTVGEAVVALADVLGRYHPANFV